From a region of the Corallococcus coralloides DSM 2259 genome:
- a CDS encoding VOC family protein encodes MTTPVNKTVLCLWYERSAEEAAEFYARTFPGSSVGARHRAPGDYPDGKEGDVLTVEFTVLGFPCIGLNGGPTFKHSEAFSFQISTKDQEETDRYWNAIVGNGGQESQCGWCKDKWGISWQITPAALTEGMSDPDPAARKRVFAAMMEMRKIDISKINAARRG; translated from the coding sequence ATGACGACCCCGGTGAACAAGACCGTCCTCTGTCTCTGGTACGAACGCAGCGCTGAAGAGGCGGCGGAGTTCTACGCCCGCACCTTCCCCGGCAGCTCCGTTGGCGCCAGGCACCGCGCACCGGGTGATTACCCGGACGGCAAGGAGGGCGATGTCCTCACGGTGGAGTTCACCGTGCTGGGCTTCCCCTGCATCGGCCTCAATGGCGGTCCCACGTTCAAGCACAGCGAAGCCTTCTCGTTCCAGATCAGCACGAAGGATCAGGAAGAGACGGACCGCTACTGGAACGCCATCGTCGGCAACGGCGGTCAGGAAAGTCAGTGCGGGTGGTGCAAGGACAAGTGGGGAATCTCCTGGCAGATCACCCCTGCTGCCCTGACGGAAGGAATGAGCGATCCGGATCCGGCCGCGCGCAAGCGGGTGTTCGCCGCGATGATGGAGATGCGGAAGATCGACATCTCGAAGATCAATGCGGCGCGCAGGGGCTGA
- a CDS encoding methyltransferase domain-containing protein: MSPVQVKSRQDRLLGAIQLSTMEGVEIGPLASPIVRRDAGRILYADHASTEALRRKYEGHGWDTATIVDVDLVLSSQTLSGALGDRRVDFVLASHVIEHVPDPVSWLGDLRQALRPGGIISLAIPDKRFCFDAKRPVSTPGELVDAFLSRRTTPTVKQVFDFWAYYCQVDTQAMWNCDIDAERLPCSGTLQNALQKSREAVASTSYTDVHCWVFTPRSFLEAAATLAELGMFPFQLADFSSTPRGDLEFFVSLRCVEDGESEQERALRAQSLRAAALEAASAPGPSRPPPPAPPEPVTPPEPPAPTPPEWAEATLRLGRPLYRTLAQALPGVRTLRERLRPWL; the protein is encoded by the coding sequence ATGTCGCCGGTGCAGGTGAAGTCTCGTCAGGATCGACTGCTGGGGGCCATCCAGCTCTCGACGATGGAGGGGGTGGAGATCGGGCCGCTCGCCAGTCCGATCGTCAGGCGTGACGCCGGGCGGATCCTCTATGCCGACCATGCGAGCACCGAGGCGCTCCGGCGCAAGTACGAGGGGCACGGCTGGGATACCGCGACCATCGTGGACGTGGACCTGGTCCTCTCGTCGCAGACGCTGTCCGGTGCGCTGGGCGACCGGCGGGTGGACTTCGTGCTCGCGAGCCACGTCATCGAGCACGTGCCGGACCCCGTAAGCTGGCTGGGGGATTTGCGCCAGGCCCTGCGTCCCGGCGGCATCATCTCGCTCGCCATCCCGGACAAGCGCTTCTGCTTCGATGCCAAGCGCCCGGTGAGCACCCCCGGGGAGCTGGTGGACGCCTTCCTGTCGCGCCGCACCACCCCCACCGTGAAGCAGGTCTTCGACTTCTGGGCCTACTACTGCCAGGTGGACACGCAGGCCATGTGGAACTGCGACATCGACGCGGAGCGCCTCCCGTGCTCCGGCACGCTCCAGAACGCGCTGCAGAAGTCCCGGGAGGCGGTGGCGTCCACCAGCTACACGGACGTGCACTGCTGGGTCTTCACCCCGCGCTCCTTCCTGGAGGCCGCGGCCACCCTGGCGGAGCTGGGGATGTTCCCGTTCCAGCTCGCGGACTTCTCATCGACCCCTCGAGGGGATCTGGAGTTCTTCGTCAGCCTGAGGTGCGTCGAGGACGGGGAGAGCGAGCAGGAACGGGCCCTCCGCGCGCAGTCGCTGCGCGCCGCGGCGCTCGAAGCGGCGTCAGCGCCTGGCCCCTCACGGCCTCCGCCCCCTGCGCCCCCTGAACCCGTAACGCCCCCGGAGCCCCCGGCTCCCACGCCCCCGGAATGGGCGGAGGCCACGCTCCGGCTCGGCCGGCCGCTCTACCGCACGCTGGCGCAGGCGTTGCCTGGCGTGCGCACGCTGCGGGAGCGGCTGAGGCCCTGGCTCTAG
- the glsA gene encoding glutaminase A, with amino-acid sequence MRNEPSRMDTTGEPPFISTGQLPSAERVRAWVDEAYQRHQGNTEGQCSQVYPALARVDPRLFGACVVGINGSSHGAGDVDHPFSIMSVSKPFLFALVCQALGPEVARRKLGVNGTGLPFNSAMAIDLSPDGRTNPMVNPGALATTGLVPGSSPEARWRFIHEGLSRFAGRPLALDEEVYASARQTHQRNQGLAFLLHALGRLEAEPLLTTELYTRQCSLAVTARELAVMGATLADGGVNPLTGTRVVDEEVCHHTLAVMATAGMYETSGDWLYDVGVPGKSGIGGGIVAVAPGKGGLGTFAPLLDAAGNSVKGQLVARFLAPRLGLSLFMSRPQPSAAQT; translated from the coding sequence ATGCGCAACGAACCTTCACGCATGGACACGACAGGCGAGCCCCCCTTCATCTCCACCGGACAGCTCCCCTCCGCGGAGCGGGTCCGGGCGTGGGTGGACGAGGCCTACCAACGCCACCAGGGGAACACCGAGGGCCAGTGCTCGCAGGTCTACCCGGCGCTGGCTCGGGTGGATCCCCGGCTCTTCGGCGCGTGCGTGGTGGGCATCAACGGCAGCAGCCATGGGGCCGGGGACGTGGACCATCCCTTCTCCATCATGAGCGTCTCCAAGCCGTTCCTCTTCGCCCTCGTCTGTCAGGCTTTGGGGCCTGAAGTGGCCCGGCGCAAGCTGGGGGTCAATGGCACGGGCCTGCCGTTCAATTCGGCCATGGCCATCGACCTGAGCCCGGACGGACGGACCAACCCCATGGTGAACCCGGGAGCGCTGGCGACCACGGGCCTCGTTCCAGGCAGCAGCCCCGAGGCCCGGTGGCGGTTCATCCATGAGGGGCTGTCGCGCTTCGCCGGGCGTCCGCTCGCGCTCGACGAAGAGGTGTATGCGTCCGCGAGGCAGACCCACCAGCGCAACCAGGGGCTCGCCTTCCTGCTCCACGCGCTGGGCCGCCTGGAGGCGGAGCCGCTCCTGACGACGGAGCTCTACACCCGCCAGTGTTCATTGGCGGTGACCGCCAGGGAGCTCGCCGTGATGGGAGCAACCCTGGCGGACGGCGGCGTCAACCCACTCACCGGCACGCGGGTCGTCGACGAGGAGGTCTGTCATCACACGCTCGCGGTGATGGCCACGGCGGGGATGTATGAGACCTCTGGTGACTGGCTCTACGACGTGGGGGTCCCGGGCAAGAGTGGCATTGGCGGCGGCATCGTCGCCGTCGCACCGGGAAAGGGCGGGCTGGGCACCTTCGCCCCGCTGCTCGACGCGGCGGGCAACAGCGTCAAGGGGCAGCTCGTCGCGCGGTTTCTGGCCCCACGGCTCGGCTTGAGCCTGTTCATGTCACGGCCTCAGCCAAGCGCGGCCCAGACGTAG
- a CDS encoding lanthionine synthetase C family protein has product MMAHSIRPTQESPRWWPLLTGALADQAAEAVRAITTELHKPFTHTGARIAERLSSQALLHGYLARVWPGGEDPEHAARYLDGALDEVGSRWMRPALHGGFVQVAWVMHHLGAHLLPDQLGAEEDPLEDVEAALEEALGVEHWVQHYDLIAGLVGLGVFALERLPGARARRCLERIVHHLLDVSELGPQGRAWRTRPELIPTTTRKTRHDGGYNLGVAHGNPGAVGLLAAAWAHGIDRARVGPALEEAVRWLLAQQQPAGSLSAFAYYGDDEVRRSQVARGAWCYGDPGVAATLLMAARAVGNAEWERVAVETGLRAVRRPEETREVMDGGLCHGEAGLAHLFHRMYRLTGEEAFGREARECFARLLARRVPGEGVGGYAAWFPREIYPDRVEDNASFLTGSVGIALALLAAISDEEPAWDRMLLASFRPPLESGHGR; this is encoded by the coding sequence ATGATGGCCCATTCCATCCGTCCCACCCAGGAGTCCCCCCGGTGGTGGCCGCTGCTCACCGGAGCGCTGGCGGACCAGGCCGCGGAGGCGGTGCGCGCCATCACCACCGAGCTGCACAAGCCCTTCACCCACACGGGCGCGCGCATCGCGGAGCGTTTGTCGAGCCAGGCGCTGCTGCACGGCTACCTGGCGCGCGTGTGGCCCGGGGGAGAGGATCCGGAGCACGCGGCGCGCTACCTGGACGGGGCGCTGGATGAGGTCGGGAGCCGGTGGATGCGCCCGGCGCTGCATGGCGGCTTCGTCCAGGTGGCGTGGGTGATGCACCACCTGGGCGCGCACCTGCTGCCGGATCAGCTGGGCGCGGAAGAAGACCCGCTGGAGGACGTGGAGGCGGCGCTGGAGGAGGCCCTGGGCGTCGAGCATTGGGTGCAGCACTACGATCTCATCGCCGGGCTGGTGGGGCTGGGCGTCTTCGCGCTGGAGCGGCTGCCAGGGGCCCGGGCGCGCCGGTGCCTGGAGCGCATCGTCCACCACCTGCTGGACGTGTCGGAGCTGGGGCCTCAGGGACGGGCGTGGCGGACTCGTCCGGAGCTCATCCCCACGACCACGCGCAAGACGCGGCATGACGGCGGCTACAACCTGGGCGTGGCGCACGGCAACCCGGGTGCGGTGGGCCTGCTCGCGGCCGCGTGGGCGCATGGCATCGACCGGGCGCGGGTGGGCCCCGCGCTGGAGGAGGCGGTGCGGTGGTTGCTCGCGCAGCAGCAACCGGCGGGCTCGCTGTCCGCCTTCGCCTACTACGGGGATGACGAGGTGCGGCGCTCCCAGGTGGCGCGGGGGGCGTGGTGCTATGGGGATCCGGGCGTGGCCGCGACGCTGTTGATGGCCGCGCGGGCGGTGGGCAACGCGGAGTGGGAGCGGGTGGCCGTGGAGACGGGCCTGCGCGCGGTGCGCCGGCCCGAGGAGACGCGCGAGGTGATGGACGGCGGCCTGTGCCACGGCGAGGCGGGGCTGGCGCACCTGTTCCATCGCATGTACCGGCTGACGGGGGAGGAGGCCTTCGGCCGCGAGGCGCGCGAGTGCTTCGCGCGGCTGCTGGCGCGGCGCGTGCCCGGCGAGGGCGTCGGTGGCTACGCGGCGTGGTTCCCCCGCGAGATCTACCCGGACCGGGTGGAGGACAACGCCAGCTTCCTGACGGGCTCGGTGGGCATCGCGCTCGCGCTGCTTGCGGCCATCAGCGACGAGGAGCCGGCGTGGGACCGGATGCTGCTCGCGTCCTTCCGCCCGCCGCTGGAGTCGGGACATGGCCGCTGA
- a CDS encoding lantibiotic dehydratase encodes MSQLRPRAPAESLMEPADFFVLRTPLLPFDAVEHWSSRLTAPQAPESLAKALDADRALLRTRLRAYVERPEVREALFVASPSLEEGLPLWFQAPDSEYGLKVERALVRYFLRMAGRCTPFGLFASCSVGKLGARTHLPVADARECQRDTRLDMDYLTRLVEALVRHPALRDVLRYRPNGSLYRAAGRLRYVETRHAGAVRQHHLSSVRPDAYLEAVLECARPGARPEQLVRTLVALDAEVDAQEAAGYVRTLVDNDLLVPELAVPVTGPEPLPYLVARLRALAQESGPGEAAQVALEAATCLEDVGGQLSMLDAGGPGRSKEAYLAIATRLEALPVKVELPRLFQVDLYRPAPGATLGPEVLAEATRAVELVRRMGPQLHTGNSLLSAFCEAFTRRYEGREVPLLEALDEESGVGFQVSHAPAADGAPLLRGLAFPAATETGGTLGARELHLMRRLTASPGARVLTLGEEDLKALSSEKAAPAPDALSVGFSVQAASDEAFTRGDFSLVLRGAGGPSGANTLGRFCHGDEALRDAVERHLRAEEALRPDAVFAEVVHLPEGRIGNVLLRPQLRGHEIPFLGASGAPEAQQLPVEDLRVSVVDGRVVLRSKRLGREVLPRLTTAHNFSRGLGVYRFLCMLQHDGRAVGLSWNWGALEGLDFLPRVVSGRVVLSLARWRLGPDVLKPLGAARGEECFRAVQQLRERLGLPRHVALVSGDNVLPLDLDNVLCVETLASLVKDSPRAVLREQLVGPDALCAHGPEGRFVHELFLPMVRRQEPTPSVPAPRTVSTAGALRHFAPGSEWLYAKLYAGTAGADDVLCDAVAPLVERLVREGVVDRWFFIRFEDPDRHVRLRLHGDPARLNRDALPALSAAVAPLMRDGVVWKVQLDTYERELERYGGPEGMALAEELFHADSDAVLKLMALLDGDAGAEARWQLTLRGMDLLLDDLGLDLRMKLNVAERSRDYFGREFRMDPAFTHQLGARYRQSRAALEAAWAPDAQESPLLIEGLAVLRERSERLVSVRRRLEAASREGRLGVALLATASLHLHMHANRMLRSAARAQELVLHDFLARTYQSQLARARAKEPRP; translated from the coding sequence ATGTCCCAGCTCCGCCCCCGCGCTCCCGCCGAATCCCTGATGGAACCGGCGGACTTCTTCGTCCTGCGCACTCCGCTCCTGCCCTTCGACGCAGTGGAGCACTGGAGTTCGCGGCTCACCGCGCCGCAGGCCCCGGAGTCGCTCGCGAAGGCGCTGGACGCGGATCGCGCGCTGTTGCGCACGCGGCTGCGCGCGTATGTGGAGCGGCCGGAGGTGCGCGAGGCCCTCTTCGTCGCGTCGCCCTCATTGGAAGAGGGGCTGCCGCTCTGGTTCCAGGCGCCGGACAGCGAGTATGGCCTCAAGGTGGAGCGGGCCCTGGTGCGCTACTTCCTGCGCATGGCGGGGCGCTGCACGCCCTTTGGCCTCTTCGCGTCGTGCTCCGTTGGGAAGCTGGGAGCGCGCACGCACCTGCCGGTGGCGGACGCGCGTGAATGCCAGCGCGACACGCGTCTGGACATGGACTACCTCACGCGGCTGGTGGAAGCGCTGGTGCGTCACCCGGCCCTGCGCGACGTGCTCCGCTACCGCCCCAATGGTAGCCTGTACCGCGCGGCCGGGCGGCTTCGCTATGTGGAGACGCGGCACGCGGGCGCGGTGCGCCAGCACCACCTGTCCTCGGTGCGGCCGGATGCGTACCTGGAAGCGGTGCTGGAGTGCGCGCGCCCAGGGGCCCGGCCGGAGCAGCTGGTGCGGACGCTGGTGGCACTGGACGCGGAGGTGGATGCCCAGGAGGCCGCCGGGTACGTGCGCACGCTCGTGGACAACGACCTGCTGGTGCCGGAGCTGGCCGTGCCCGTCACCGGGCCCGAGCCGCTCCCATACCTGGTGGCGCGGCTGCGCGCGCTGGCGCAGGAGTCAGGCCCCGGTGAGGCCGCCCAGGTCGCGCTGGAGGCGGCCACCTGCCTGGAGGACGTCGGAGGTCAGCTGTCCATGCTGGATGCGGGGGGCCCCGGCCGGTCGAAGGAGGCCTACCTCGCCATCGCCACGCGGCTCGAGGCGCTTCCCGTGAAGGTGGAGCTCCCGCGCCTCTTCCAGGTGGATCTCTACCGTCCGGCGCCCGGGGCCACGCTGGGGCCAGAGGTGCTGGCGGAGGCGACGCGCGCGGTGGAGCTCGTCCGGCGCATGGGGCCCCAGCTGCACACCGGCAACTCGCTGCTGAGCGCGTTCTGCGAGGCCTTCACCCGCCGCTACGAGGGCCGCGAGGTGCCGCTGCTGGAGGCGTTGGACGAGGAGTCTGGCGTGGGCTTCCAGGTGTCCCACGCGCCCGCCGCGGATGGAGCGCCGCTGTTGCGCGGGCTGGCCTTTCCCGCGGCGACGGAGACCGGAGGGACGCTGGGCGCACGCGAGCTGCACCTGATGCGCCGGCTGACCGCCAGCCCGGGCGCGCGCGTGCTGACGCTGGGCGAGGAGGACCTGAAGGCGCTGTCCTCGGAGAAGGCCGCGCCGGCGCCGGACGCCCTCTCCGTGGGCTTCAGCGTCCAGGCCGCTTCGGACGAGGCCTTCACACGCGGGGACTTCTCGCTGGTGCTGCGCGGCGCGGGGGGGCCCTCCGGCGCCAACACCCTGGGCCGCTTCTGCCATGGGGACGAGGCGCTGCGCGACGCGGTGGAGCGGCACCTGCGCGCCGAGGAGGCGCTGCGCCCGGACGCCGTCTTCGCGGAGGTGGTGCACCTGCCGGAGGGACGCATCGGCAACGTGCTGCTGCGGCCCCAGTTGCGCGGGCACGAGATTCCCTTCCTGGGGGCCTCCGGCGCGCCCGAGGCTCAGCAGCTTCCGGTGGAAGACCTGCGCGTGTCGGTGGTGGATGGGCGCGTGGTGCTGCGCTCGAAGCGGCTGGGCCGCGAGGTGCTGCCGCGGCTCACCACCGCGCACAACTTCTCCCGGGGGCTGGGCGTCTACCGCTTCCTGTGCATGCTCCAGCACGACGGGCGCGCGGTGGGCCTGTCGTGGAACTGGGGCGCGCTGGAGGGCCTGGACTTCCTGCCGCGCGTGGTGTCCGGCCGGGTGGTGCTCTCGCTGGCGAGGTGGCGGCTGGGGCCGGACGTGCTGAAGCCGCTGGGCGCGGCGCGCGGCGAGGAGTGCTTCCGCGCCGTGCAACAGCTTCGCGAGCGGCTGGGCCTTCCGCGCCACGTGGCGCTGGTGAGTGGCGACAACGTGCTGCCGTTGGATCTGGACAACGTCCTGTGCGTGGAGACGCTCGCCTCCCTGGTGAAGGACAGCCCCCGCGCCGTGCTGCGCGAGCAGCTCGTCGGGCCGGACGCGCTGTGCGCCCACGGTCCGGAGGGGAGGTTCGTCCATGAGCTGTTCCTCCCCATGGTTCGGCGCCAGGAGCCCACGCCCTCCGTGCCGGCCCCGCGCACTGTTTCCACCGCCGGTGCCCTCCGGCACTTCGCGCCCGGCTCGGAGTGGCTCTACGCGAAGCTGTACGCGGGCACCGCTGGCGCGGATGACGTGCTGTGCGACGCGGTGGCGCCGCTGGTGGAGCGGCTCGTCCGCGAGGGCGTGGTGGACCGCTGGTTCTTCATCCGCTTCGAGGATCCGGACCGGCACGTGCGCCTGCGGCTGCACGGGGATCCGGCCCGCCTGAACCGCGACGCGCTGCCCGCGCTGTCCGCCGCGGTGGCGCCGCTGATGAGGGACGGCGTGGTGTGGAAGGTGCAGCTCGACACGTACGAGCGGGAGCTGGAGCGCTACGGCGGTCCGGAGGGCATGGCCCTGGCCGAGGAGCTGTTCCACGCGGACAGCGACGCGGTGCTGAAGCTGATGGCGCTGCTGGACGGCGACGCGGGCGCGGAGGCCCGATGGCAGCTCACGCTGCGGGGCATGGACCTGCTGCTGGACGACCTGGGGCTGGACCTTCGCATGAAGCTGAATGTGGCCGAGCGCTCCCGCGACTACTTCGGGCGGGAGTTCCGCATGGACCCGGCCTTCACGCACCAGCTCGGTGCCCGCTACCGGCAGTCCCGCGCCGCCCTGGAGGCCGCGTGGGCTCCAGACGCGCAAGAAAGCCCGCTGCTCATCGAGGGGCTCGCCGTCCTGCGCGAGCGCTCGGAGCGGCTGGTCTCCGTGCGGCGGCGCCTGGAGGCGGCTTCCCGCGAGGGCCGGCTTGGCGTGGCCCTGCTTGCGACGGCCAGCCTCCACCTGCACATGCACGCCAACCGGATGCTGCGCTCGGCGGCGCGTGCGCAGGAGCTGGTGCTCCACGACTTCCTTGCCCGGACGTACCAGTCCCAGCTCGCGCGTGCCCGCGCGAAGGAGCCTCGCCCATGA
- a CDS encoding class I lanthipeptide, with translation MKKPTKKLTLSKDTLRSLNETELKQVAGGAPTSVVACTGTDPTEATVCYTNALCSTGEAFGCCF, from the coding sequence ATGAAGAAGCCCACCAAGAAGCTGACGCTGTCGAAGGACACCCTGCGCTCGCTGAACGAGACCGAGCTGAAGCAGGTTGCCGGTGGCGCCCCGACCTCCGTCGTCGCCTGCACTGGCACGGATCCGACCGAGGCCACCGTCTGCTACACGAACGCGCTCTGCTCGACGGGCGAAGCCTTCGGCTGCTGCTTCTGA
- a CDS encoding FAD-dependent oxidoreductase: protein MTKLCVIGGGPTAVAALFEARARGIPALALEAGATPLASLHAHIEGLVYLSPASHWEVGGLPLDCRDALECEREDVLRYYARVIQMGRLDIRCRHRCVGLRPDADGVTVEVETPEGRREVRAEEVLVTSWYERRPLPPDAVEPGSRVEVREGLRSAAEVAGQRVAVLGGGISGFEQAGALMMAGQPVTLLMRGEARGLHRLPHFARLVEATGSRLVPNASAVRVTREGVTYHEDGETRHLPCDVLVAACGARLSPRVLELLTRAGVLTEDEARRLRESVSLEEAKQAHPDWTGAALERLAVESRPDLWPLVFEGRRRVRLAGGPLHVGASNAGVMVSIATAVFAVRAMAGAPVPAGMAPPLARALLNLESLLQVLREDVPPERVESLRPLAVGSWSRAWVHPHLLERPTAQSVERTTGLDPTRFLLPPGRGVRDMERELLGLADGTTSIGEIADANELMDPAERAKLVATFRDLWTRNVLTWLPPLDADR, encoded by the coding sequence ATGACGAAGCTGTGTGTCATTGGCGGAGGCCCCACCGCGGTGGCCGCTCTCTTCGAGGCCCGGGCGCGTGGCATTCCCGCCCTGGCCCTGGAGGCCGGCGCCACCCCACTGGCCTCGCTGCATGCCCATATCGAGGGCCTCGTCTATCTGTCGCCCGCCTCGCACTGGGAGGTGGGTGGCCTGCCGCTGGACTGCCGCGACGCGCTGGAGTGCGAGCGCGAGGACGTGCTGCGCTATTACGCCCGCGTCATCCAGATGGGGCGTCTGGACATCCGCTGCCGCCACCGCTGCGTGGGCCTGCGCCCCGACGCGGACGGGGTGACGGTGGAGGTGGAGACTCCCGAGGGCCGCCGCGAGGTGCGCGCCGAAGAGGTGCTCGTCACCTCCTGGTATGAGCGGCGGCCCCTGCCTCCGGACGCGGTGGAGCCGGGCTCGCGCGTGGAGGTTCGGGAGGGGCTGCGCTCCGCGGCGGAGGTGGCCGGCCAGCGCGTGGCGGTGCTGGGCGGCGGCATCTCCGGCTTCGAGCAGGCCGGGGCGCTGATGATGGCGGGCCAGCCGGTGACGCTGCTGATGCGCGGCGAGGCGCGGGGCCTCCACCGGTTGCCGCACTTCGCGCGCCTGGTGGAGGCGACGGGCTCGCGGCTGGTGCCAAACGCCAGCGCGGTGCGCGTCACCCGCGAAGGCGTCACGTACCACGAGGACGGCGAGACGCGTCACCTGCCGTGCGATGTGCTGGTGGCCGCTTGCGGCGCGCGTCTGTCTCCACGGGTGCTGGAGTTGCTCACGCGCGCGGGCGTGCTGACGGAGGACGAAGCTCGCCGACTGCGGGAGTCCGTCAGCCTGGAGGAGGCGAAGCAGGCGCACCCGGACTGGACCGGAGCGGCTCTGGAGCGCCTGGCGGTGGAGTCCCGGCCGGACCTGTGGCCGCTCGTCTTCGAGGGCCGCCGCCGCGTGAGGCTCGCTGGAGGGCCCCTGCACGTGGGGGCCTCCAATGCGGGCGTGATGGTGTCCATCGCCACCGCTGTGTTCGCGGTGCGCGCGATGGCGGGCGCGCCGGTACCCGCGGGCATGGCACCGCCGCTGGCGCGGGCCCTGCTCAACCTGGAGTCCCTCCTCCAGGTGCTGCGCGAGGACGTTCCGCCCGAACGCGTGGAGTCATTGCGTCCGCTGGCGGTGGGCTCCTGGAGCCGCGCGTGGGTGCACCCGCACCTGTTGGAGCGACCCACGGCGCAGAGCGTGGAGCGCACCACCGGCCTGGATCCGACCCGCTTCCTGCTGCCGCCCGGGCGAGGCGTCCGCGACATGGAGCGGGAGCTGCTGGGGCTCGCGGATGGCACCACCAGCATCGGGGAGATCGCCGACGCCAACGAGCTGATGGATCCCGCGGAGCGCGCGAAGCTCGTCGCCACCTTCCGCGATCTATGGACGCGCAACGTGCTCACGTGGCTGCCTCCGCTGGACGCGGACCGCTGA
- a CDS encoding endonuclease/exonuclease/phosphatase family protein, which yields MKSPGHHKVAADDRFDARIASASTTTAQASQTGASDSKGKTPSQLKGATYNVERDRNPQDVKKWLGDFAKKNKLDFIQLQEINGYHKALENIPGYHLVTFPGAKDHGETGVLVKDSLLQGQKTSIQGEGGGWTTVRGGHAPPRAATAVKLAGWLQVVSAHQPPSVDWKGGEPVGPKNRVSTYKSLSEKLLGFAQRKIAKNPDEGLLIGGDWNEPASTKGKWSPNWIAQQAGMKTHGGVESHGHGKIDYAMSYGCKVSNVRAGPTGGSDHNIVMYTVSRPKGKG from the coding sequence ATGAAGTCGCCCGGCCACCACAAGGTTGCCGCGGACGACCGCTTCGACGCCAGGATCGCCAGCGCCAGCACCACGACGGCCCAGGCCAGCCAGACGGGCGCCAGCGACAGCAAGGGCAAGACCCCGTCGCAGCTCAAGGGCGCGACCTACAACGTCGAGCGCGACCGCAATCCCCAGGACGTGAAGAAGTGGCTGGGCGACTTCGCCAAGAAGAACAAGCTCGACTTCATCCAGCTCCAGGAGATCAACGGCTATCACAAGGCCCTGGAGAACATCCCCGGCTATCACCTGGTGACCTTCCCCGGAGCGAAGGACCATGGCGAGACAGGCGTCCTCGTGAAGGACAGCCTGCTCCAGGGGCAGAAGACGTCCATCCAGGGCGAGGGTGGCGGATGGACCACCGTGCGGGGTGGCCATGCTCCGCCGCGCGCGGCCACCGCGGTCAAGCTCGCGGGCTGGCTGCAGGTGGTCTCGGCCCATCAGCCGCCCTCGGTCGACTGGAAGGGCGGGGAGCCCGTCGGGCCGAAGAACCGCGTGAGTACCTACAAGTCGCTCTCCGAGAAGCTGCTCGGCTTCGCGCAGCGGAAGATCGCGAAGAACCCTGACGAGGGCCTGCTCATCGGCGGTGACTGGAACGAGCCGGCGTCGACGAAGGGGAAGTGGTCACCCAACTGGATCGCGCAGCAGGCGGGCATGAAGACCCATGGCGGCGTGGAGAGCCACGGCCACGGCAAGATCGACTATGCGATGTCCTACGGGTGCAAGGTCTCGAATGTGAGGGCCGGCCCGACCGGCGGCTCGGACCACAACATCGTCATGTACACGGTGAGCCGCCCGAAAGGTAAGGGCTGA